Genomic DNA from Shewanella woodyi ATCC 51908:
ATAAGATAGAGAAACTACAACCTAGGATGCATAAAAGGCAGGTAGCCTTTTTGCTATCAAAATCAGCTGAGAAAAATCTATAACAGTCATAGAAACTTCGATACTGTCCTTGTATGGTATTAAAAATCAATTAAGAACGAGTAATTCTACAGGCTCGTTAGGCATCTATATGAACTTAGATGAGTTGGCCAACTCTGTGTCAGAATCAGAGTTAAGAGAAAGACTCATTCACTCGGTAGGAGAGTGGAAGCAAGATGATCAAGATATTGAGGAGCTCGCTTATCTAATGGGAAAATGGCAATGAATCTACACAACAACGCTTGCGTAGCAAACTCCATGTAAATGCCTAACAAGGCAAGGCAGTCGGATGGCTTTAGGTATACCTTTGGATATTGCAGAAATTCTAAACTTTGTAGCGATTGAATCAGGTACAAAGATCGAAAAAGTTCATCTTAATAGCAATATATCTGATGAGCTTGGTATTGTTGGTGATGACTTTCACGAATTAATAGAAGCATACTCAAACAAGTATCACGTAAATATGGATGAATATCTGTGGTATTTTCACTCAGAAGATGAGGGGGTAAATATCTGGTCTTTTATTTTTAAACCACCATGGAAAAAGGTAGAAAAAATTCCAATAACACCTCAAATGCTCTTAAACTTTGCGATTAAAGGCAAGTGGCTAGTTGTTTATCCAGAGCATAAAGTACCAACTAATCGAAATGACATTACATACAGTAATTGTCTTTGGTTAGTTTTAATTATCGGTTTTTTGGTAGCGTGTTATACCTAATGGACTAATAAATAAGAATAAAAAAGTTTGTTGTTTTCGTTGTTCAACATTTTAGCAAACAATCTTTTGCCCATTATTAGGGCGCTATAGCTACTGGAGGATCGGTGGTAGTTTTAGATGAAGAGCACATGTCATGGATTCTTTTCCAAAACACAAACGATATGTATTTGTCAGTAGTTTGTGGAACTGTCGGCATGTTTACCGTAGAGATTCAATTAACCAATTCTGAAGCAACAAGTTATAAATTAACGGGCAAATCATATATCGATCAATTTGCTAGTAGTATCTGCGCGAAACCAGACTATTTTACACCTAGGAAAGTAGCCAATTTCAAAACTAAGTTTAACGTCACTGAGGCGCTATCTGAATGGCGAAATTCGTAGAGTTGTAGCTATAACAAGTGACTCAAAATGACGCAAAATGCTTGGCTGGCTAGTGATTTTTATCTGTTTAAGCATTAATACGAGAATCACTTTAGCAAATGGTTATTCTCTCGAAATCGAAGAAGCGATAAGATGATGAAAAAAGTCCAATAATCATGGAGATCTCATGATGAATATAGTGAAAGTAGACGATAGCAATGCTCATGTTTACGCTAATCTTTACCAAGGATATAGTGCTGAATTTTCAAAAATTATTGACGACAAACCAGACGAGAACGGTGTGTTTGAGATTTATCCTCGGCTAAAAGGTAGTGTTACAGGCTACTTACTTTACGTGGAGGGTATTCCTGCTGCTATAACAGCCATAGATGAAACATCACCAAAAGCGTATGAGATTTGTGACTTTTACGTTTTGCCTTGCTTTCGTAAAAACAAAGTAGGGAAGCGCTTTATTTCTAGTTTGTTTGAATGTCTTGGAGGTTCGTGGGAAATCAAGCAAGTAGCGGGGGCGGAGCATGCTATCAGTTTTTGGCGTGACGTAGTGAGTGACTATACATCTGATGATTACGTAGAAGATGTGTATGAAGACCATAAGTGGGGAACGGTAACAAGGCAACGTTTCGCACACGCCAAAAATGCCTAAAAACGACTGTGGCGACTTTTTAGGCCTGGTAATTCTAAGTTGTGGTCGAGCTTCAGTATAGTGAGCAATCAGTTCGGCATATAACGTTAGTCAGAAGCTATGCTTCACTCATCGTGTCGAATTGGCATTTCCGCAAAGGCTTTCGCTAATACTTCCGCTAATATTTCCAAAAGCTGGGATGGAAGAGCACTGCCACGGTCAGTATCTCTAAGCGTCCCAAAAGCATACCGATGGCAAGTGCCCATTTGGCCACATCTGGTAGGGTAGAGAAGTTTCCTGCCGGGCCAATAACGTCACCAAGTCCTGGACCTACGTTGGTGACTGCTGTGATCGCACCAGTAAAGCTGGTCATTGGATCGAGTCCAGTTAATACCAGTATGATTGATAGCAATACGATAACGAACGCAAACAACAAGATAAAGGTCACCAGAGAGCGGACAATATCGTCGCTGATGATTCGGTTATTGTAGCGCTCTTTAAACACACCGCTGGGGTGAAACTGTTGCTTTAACTGCTCTCGCATGATGGCGCCGGCTATCTGGAAGCGGAAAATTTTTATCCCGCCTGAGGTCGAGCCTGAGCAGCTGCCAGCGAACATTAAGAAGAGGAAGGCGATATTGGCCAGTGCGCCCCAGGCTGTGTAGTCCGTGAGACCATAACCTGTGGTGGTAACAACTGACACGACATTGAAACTGGCGAGTCTAAGGGCATCGAGTGGGCTCATCTCATGACCTAGCCAGAGCCAGAAGGCTAAGCTCATTGATACCAATGAGATAAACAGGATAAAGCCTTTAACTTGTGCATCATTCCACACCCAGAGTGAGCGTTGCTGAATGCTGTTAACGAACATTAACAGCGGCAATCCGCCAGCTGCCATAAATACCACGCCAACCCAGTGAGCTTGATTTGAGAATGCCGCCATTGAGCTGTCTGAGGTGGAGTAACCGCCAGTAGAGAGCGTGGTCATGGCGTGATTAATGGCTTGGAACCAGTTCATTCCCGACAGATGATAGGCAATCCCACACAGTACAGTGAGGAGGATGTAGATATAGAAAAGGTGTTTCGCCATATCTTGCGTTCTGGGGATCGCTTTATCGCTCCAGTCTGAAGACTCGGTTCTAAATAGCCTCATACCACCGACATTGAGGAAGGGCAGTACAGCCACAGCCATCACGATAAAGCCAATTCCCCCCATCCACTGCAGTAGAGAGCGCCAGATCAGAATACTGTGATCCATTGAATCTAGACCAGATAGAACCGTTGAGCCTGTGGTGGTGATCCCCGACATGGTCTCGAAAAATGCATCGGTATAGTTGATGCCGTGATACAAGGTAAAGGGCATGGCGGCAAAGAAGCTGACGATCAGCCAAGTTAAGCTGGTTAGTAGAAACATATCTCGAATATTGAGGTGCAGGTTTCTACTTCGTCCCTGATGTATGCACGCACTGGCACAGGTACCAGTAAATAGGGAGGAGATCATAAATGCACCCACAGTCTCTTCGCCATAGAAGAGGGCGAAGATAAGTGGGATAAACATAAAGACTGTCAGTGTCGACAGAAAAATGCCTAAAATAAATAGCAGAGGTCGAAGGTTTAGCATAGTGCTTAAATCCTTTGAAATCGTATGACTAGCGGTTAGCTGCTATGCAAACCTTAGAAGAAGAAAGCACTGGGTTGGAAGAGTTTTTCAACTTCACCAACAAACTTCTTATTCACCAGGAAGAGAATAACGTGATCTCCCTGCTCAATAATGGTGTTATCGTGGGCCATCAACACCTCATCGTCACGGACGATGGCACCGATAGTCGTGCTGGGCGGCAGCTTTATTTCGCCTATCTTCTTACCTACCACTTTAGACGTTTTAGCATCACCGTGGGCGATAGCTTCAATGGCTTCCGCTGCTCCACGCCTTAGGGAGTAAACGTTACAGATATCGCCCTGCCTGATATGGGTCAGTAGTGCAGAGATAGTGGCTTGTTGTGGTGAGATAGCTATATCGATATTGGCTTCCTGAACGATATCCACATAGGCTTCACGCTGAATAAGTACCATGACTTTCTTAGCGCCCATGCGTTTTGCCAGTAACGCAGCCATGATGTTGGCTTCATCGTCGTTGGTAACCGCAATAAATACATCGGTTTGATCGATATGCTCCTCTATGAGTAGCTCTTGATCTGAAGCGTCACCACAGAACACCGTCGTGTTTTCGAGCTTTTCAGATAGCTCTTCTGCGCGCTCCTGCTTATGTTCAATAAGCTTGACCGAGTGATTACGTTGAAGCTGCTTAGCTAAGCCTAAACCTATGTTACCCCCGCCAGCAATCATGATATTGCGGTAGGTGTTATCCAGCTTCTGCATCTCACTCATAACTGCGCGCACGTGGCGGCTATCGGCGACAAAGAATACCTCATCATCGGCTTCGATAATGGTGGTACCTCTCGGCATAATTGAGCGGCCTTGTCTGAAGATTGCAGCTACCCGGGTATCAATATTGGGCATATGTTCTCGCAGTGCGGCGAGAGCGTTGCCCACTAAAGGACCACCATAATAGGCTCGAACTGCCACTAAGCTTAGGCGACCTTCGGCAAACTCTAGCACTTGCAGCGCGCCTGGGTACTCAACCAAGCGGCGGATATAGGAGGTGACAAGCTGTTCGGGGGCGATCAACTCATCGATAATAAAACCACCACGGGGACTGTTATCATTTTTCTTGGTTTCGCTATTAATAAATAGCTTATCGCGAAGGGCTAAATACTGCTCAGAACGGATCCGTGCGATTTTAGTTGGGGTTCCAAATAGCGAGTAGGCGATCTGACAGGCTGCCATATTACACTCATCGCTGTTGGTTACTGCGATCAACATATCAGCGTCTTCAGCCCCTGCATCTTTTAAGGTGTTGGGGTGAGCGCCATGTCCGAATACCACCCGCAGATCATACTTATCCTGCAGTGAGCGTAATCTTCGTCTGTCGTTGTCGACTATGGTGATGTCGTTATTTTCACCAACTAAGTTTTCAGCTAAGGTGCCACCGACTTGGCCAGCACCTAAAATGATAATCTTCATGGCCTTGCTTTATCCCTTTACTAGGCGTGCGTAATAGAATCCGTCCATATTCTCCGTGCCCGGAGTGATCTGCCAGCCTATGTCGTCAGGATTTGGCTGCTGCGAGATAGCAATGAGCGTAGCATCATGCGTTCTTTCAAGGAAAGCACTAATCTGCTGTGCATTCTCTTGTGGAAGAATTGAGCAGGTTGCGTATAGCAGTGTGCCACCAGGTTTAAGCCACTTCCAGCAATGATCCAATATCTTGCTTTGAAGCTGGGCTAACTCTTCAATATCAGCCTGTTTTCTTAACCACTTGATATCTGGATGACGACGAATGACACCTGTTGCTGAGCAAGGGGCATCGAGCAAAATTCGGTCAAACTTATCACCTTGCCACCAGGAATCGATATCAGCCGCATCGCCATGAACTAGCTTAGCGTTTAGTGAAAGGCGGTCCAAATTCTGCTGTACCCGCTCGAGTCGGTTAGCATCGAAGTCCACCGCCACTAACTCTGTGTCAGCGCGCTCAAGTATGTGGCAGGTTTTACCGCCAGGAGCGGCACAAGCATCGAGAATTAACTCGCCATCGGCAGGGGCCAATAGGGTGGCAGCCCATTGCGCTGCGCCGTCCTGAACTGAGGCCGCACCTTGTTCAAAACCTGGCAATTGCATCACGTCTTTAGGGCTCTCAAGTAAGATAGCATCGCTACTTTGTCCCGCTGAAGCTGATATCTCAGCCTCTGCTAGCAGTGCTAGATATTCATCGCGAGTTTGAGAGCGAACATTGTTGCGTAACCACATTGGTGGACGTTGATGACTGTTTTCAATGACTGTTTGCCAACTGTCTGGGTAGGCCTGTTTGAGGCTTTTTATTATCCAAGCTGGAGTATTGTAAGTCAGCGTATCGTTGTCAGTCGGCAGTGGCTTCTCTTGACGCTGAATATTACGCAGCACTGCGTTGATCACTTTTACTAGGCCATCGAACTTTAGCTGGCGACAAGCTTCCGCAGTTTCTGAGATCGCCGCATGGCTTGGGATACGGGTAAAGTAGAGTTGATAGCAGCCGACCAAAAGCAGTTGGTGCAAAATCCTCTGCTTCCCTTTAAGTGGTTTAGCCATGCAATCGCTGATCAGTTTATCGAGTTGTGGCAGTTGACGCATCACCCCGTAACTTAGCTCTGCTAATAGGGCTTTATCTTTACCGCTTTCGCAATGTTTCTGCTGTTCAGGCAGGGCAACAGAGAGGGAGATCCCTTTCTCCAATACCTGAAAAACGACCTTGGCCGCAAGTGCACGCAAATTCATATTACTCAGCCTCTTTTGTGCTGTTTAAAACTGTGCCAGGGGTAAACCACTCGCTACGGGAGTTGAGAATATCTGCAACACTCAGTGGTTTCTTGCCCGGTAACTGCATATTAAGCAAGGTCAGTACACCGTCACCAGTGGCTATCTCTATGCCCTCTTTGCCTGCCGAGATAATTGTGCCTGCTGGAGCCTGTGACTTAGATTGGCTGACGTGGGCTTCTCTTACCTTGATGCTGGCATCTTGGTGAGAAAAGTGGCTAATAGGCCAAGGGTTAAAGGCTCTGATCTCACGCCAAAGTTGAGCTGCAGACTTATTCCAATCCAGCTCCGCTTCCTCTTTACTTAGCTTCTCGGCATAGTTTGCCAGTGCTTCATCCTGCTTTTCTGCAGCCAGTTCACCTTTGGCGAGTCCCGTCAAGGCTTCGACCAGTGCTTCTGGTCCCTGTTCGGCCAGTTTTTCATATAAGCTGGCTGAAGTATCGCTATCTTCGATTGGCAACTGAGTTTTTAGCAGCATATCACCAGTATCTAGGCCGATATCCATCTGCATTATGGTAACGCCAGTTTCTGTGTCACCAGACCAAAGTGCTCGTTGGATAGGTGCTGCACCGCGCCAGCGCGGTAAGATTGAGCCATGTACATTAATACAGCCAAGTTTTGGTGTATCAAGCACGACTTTAGGTAAGATCAACCCATAAGCTACAACAACCATGATATCGGCATTTAAACTGGCCAGTTCTGCTTGCGCTTGCTCATCCCTTAAGGAGGTAGGTTGATATACCGGGATCTCATTTTCCAGCGCCAACATTTTTACCGGGCTGGCCTGTAACTTTTTACCGCGTCCAGCAGGTTTATCTGCTCTGGAGTATACGGCGATAACATTATGTTCAGAGTTGATAAGAGCTTGAAGGTGGCGAGCTGCAAAATCTGGTGTACCCGCAAAAATAACGTTTAATGGTTTCAAGAGCTCTCTATCCTTTCTTTTCTTGGCGGGCAGCTTTCTCAAGCTTCTGCTTGATTCGTTGACGCTTTAGTGGCGATAGGTAATCGACAAACAATTTACCTTTAAGGTGATCTAATTCGTGCTGTAAGCAGATCCCAAATAGACCATCCGCCTCTAAGGTAAACTCATTACCTTCGCGATCTAGTGCTTTGATGGTGACATGCTCGGCGCGCTCAACATTGGCGAAGATGCCTGGAACGGAGAGGCAGCCCTCTTCATTTTCGAAGTGGCCGCTGCTAGCAACTATCTCCAAATTAATGAAGACTTTTGGTCTTTCCACTTCATCTTGAAGATCCATGACTATCAGCTGGTGATGGTAATCCACTTGTGTGGCTGCCAGCCCGATACCTTTCTCTTCGTACATGGTTTCAAACATGTTATCGATCTGCGTTTGTAAGTCAGC
This window encodes:
- a CDS encoding GNAT family N-acetyltransferase; this translates as MMNIVKVDDSNAHVYANLYQGYSAEFSKIIDDKPDENGVFEIYPRLKGSVTGYLLYVEGIPAAITAIDETSPKAYEICDFYVLPCFRKNKVGKRFISSLFECLGGSWEIKQVAGAEHAISFWRDVVSDYTSDDYVEDVYEDHKWGTVTRQRFAHAKNA
- the rsmB gene encoding 16S rRNA (cytosine(967)-C(5))-methyltransferase RsmB, which produces MNLRALAAKVVFQVLEKGISLSVALPEQQKHCESGKDKALLAELSYGVMRQLPQLDKLISDCMAKPLKGKQRILHQLLLVGCYQLYFTRIPSHAAISETAEACRQLKFDGLVKVINAVLRNIQRQEKPLPTDNDTLTYNTPAWIIKSLKQAYPDSWQTVIENSHQRPPMWLRNNVRSQTRDEYLALLAEAEISASAGQSSDAILLESPKDVMQLPGFEQGAASVQDGAAQWAATLLAPADGELILDACAAPGGKTCHILERADTELVAVDFDANRLERVQQNLDRLSLNAKLVHGDAADIDSWWQGDKFDRILLDAPCSATGVIRRHPDIKWLRKQADIEELAQLQSKILDHCWKWLKPGGTLLYATCSILPQENAQQISAFLERTHDATLIAISQQPNPDDIGWQITPGTENMDGFYYARLVKG
- the def gene encoding peptide deformylase yields the protein MSLLKVLRFPDEKLRTIAKPVTEFNADLQTQIDNMFETMYEEKGIGLAATQVDYHHQLIVMDLQDEVERPKVFINLEIVASSGHFENEEGCLSVPGIFANVERAEHVTIKALDREGNEFTLEADGLFGICLQHELDHLKGKLFVDYLSPLKRQRIKQKLEKAARQEKKG
- a CDS encoding DUF1493 family protein, whose translation is MALGIPLDIAEILNFVAIESGTKIEKVHLNSNISDELGIVGDDFHELIEAYSNKYHVNMDEYLWYFHSEDEGVNIWSFIFKPPWKKVEKIPITPQMLLNFAIKGKWLVVYPEHKVPTNRNDITYSNCLWLVLIIGFLVACYT
- the trkA gene encoding Trk system potassium transporter TrkA; this encodes MKIIILGAGQVGGTLAENLVGENNDITIVDNDRRRLRSLQDKYDLRVVFGHGAHPNTLKDAGAEDADMLIAVTNSDECNMAACQIAYSLFGTPTKIARIRSEQYLALRDKLFINSETKKNDNSPRGGFIIDELIAPEQLVTSYIRRLVEYPGALQVLEFAEGRLSLVAVRAYYGGPLVGNALAALREHMPNIDTRVAAIFRQGRSIMPRGTTIIEADDEVFFVADSRHVRAVMSEMQKLDNTYRNIMIAGGGNIGLGLAKQLQRNHSVKLIEHKQERAEELSEKLENTTVFCGDASDQELLIEEHIDQTDVFIAVTNDDEANIMAALLAKRMGAKKVMVLIQREAYVDIVQEANIDIAISPQQATISALLTHIRQGDICNVYSLRRGAAEAIEAIAHGDAKTSKVVGKKIGEIKLPPSTTIGAIVRDDEVLMAHDNTIIEQGDHVILFLVNKKFVGEVEKLFQPSAFFF
- the fmt gene encoding methionyl-tRNA formyltransferase produces the protein MKPLNVIFAGTPDFAARHLQALINSEHNVIAVYSRADKPAGRGKKLQASPVKMLALENEIPVYQPTSLRDEQAQAELASLNADIMVVVAYGLILPKVVLDTPKLGCINVHGSILPRWRGAAPIQRALWSGDTETGVTIMQMDIGLDTGDMLLKTQLPIEDSDTSASLYEKLAEQGPEALVEALTGLAKGELAAEKQDEALANYAEKLSKEEAELDWNKSAAQLWREIRAFNPWPISHFSHQDASIKVREAHVSQSKSQAPAGTIISAGKEGIEIATGDGVLTLLNMQLPGKKPLSVADILNSRSEWFTPGTVLNSTKEAE
- a CDS encoding TrkH family potassium uptake protein, giving the protein MLNLRPLLFILGIFLSTLTVFMFIPLIFALFYGEETVGAFMISSLFTGTCASACIHQGRSRNLHLNIRDMFLLTSLTWLIVSFFAAMPFTLYHGINYTDAFFETMSGITTTGSTVLSGLDSMDHSILIWRSLLQWMGGIGFIVMAVAVLPFLNVGGMRLFRTESSDWSDKAIPRTQDMAKHLFYIYILLTVLCGIAYHLSGMNWFQAINHAMTTLSTGGYSTSDSSMAAFSNQAHWVGVVFMAAGGLPLLMFVNSIQQRSLWVWNDAQVKGFILFISLVSMSLAFWLWLGHEMSPLDALRLASFNVVSVVTTTGYGLTDYTAWGALANIAFLFLMFAGSCSGSTSGGIKIFRFQIAGAIMREQLKQQFHPSGVFKERYNNRIISDDIVRSLVTFILLFAFVIVLLSIILVLTGLDPMTSFTGAITAVTNVGPGLGDVIGPAGNFSTLPDVAKWALAIGMLLGRLEILTVAVLFHPSFWKY